A stretch of the Aegilops tauschii subsp. strangulata cultivar AL8/78 chromosome 4, Aet v6.0, whole genome shotgun sequence genome encodes the following:
- the LOC141021827 gene encoding putative B3 domain-containing protein Os03g0621600, translating to MDKGNDVVPPLEKGRSPKRRNYGHFHQESGPNHFCKVILAPKLESLPLPLDFTKHFPAIPIEFKLKTNTGCAWRVTVRVIDGRVTLDQGWAIFAAVHQIMIGYMLTFKTLSPDTMKVIVFNDEGVEVITKCKEHDNAFAATA from the exons ATGGACAAGGGCAATGATGTCGTGCCACCATTGGAGAAGGGCAGGAG CCCCAAGCGGAGGAACTATGGCCACTTCCATCAAGAGTCAGGACCAAACCACTTCTGCAAGGTTATCCTTGCTCCTAAGCTGGAGAGTCTGCCATTGCCTCTAGACTTCACAAAGCACTTCCCTGCCATCCCTATAGAGTTCAAGCTGAAGACGAACACTGGATGTGCATGGAGGGTAACAGTGAGGGTGATCGACGGCAGGGTCACCCTTGATCAGGGTTGGGCCATCTTCGCCGCTGTTCACCAGATCATGATCGGGTACATGCTGACGTTCAAGACACTGTCCCCCGACACCATGAAGGTGATCGTCTTCAACGACGAGGGCGTGGAGGTGATCACCAAGTGCAAGGAGCACGACAATGCCTTCGCCGCAACCGCCTGA